The Streptomyces spororaveus genome includes a region encoding these proteins:
- the dusB gene encoding tRNA dihydrouridine synthase DusB yields the protein MTTLPPPLAIGPHTVQPPVVLAPMAGITNAPFRTLCREFSGGKGLFVSEMITTRALVERNEKTMQLIHFDETEKPRSIQLYGVDPATVGKAVRMIVEEDRADHIDLNFGCPVPKVTRKGGGSALPYKRNLLRAILREAVAGAGDLPVTMKMRKGINDDHLTYLDAGRIAVEEGVTAIALHGRTTAQHYGGTADWDAIARLKEHVPEIPVLGNGDIWCAEDALRMVRETGCDGVVVGRGCLGRPWLFNDLVAAFEGRPEDFHKPTLREVATTMHRHAQLLGEWIGDEARGVIDFRKHVAWYLKGFSVGSGMRQKLAVTSSLAELNAHLSELDLDQAWPESADGPRGRTSGNNRVVLPDGWLKDPYDCAGVSEDAELDTSGG from the coding sequence ATGACCACGCTCCCCCCGCCTCTCGCGATCGGCCCGCACACCGTGCAGCCCCCGGTGGTGCTCGCACCCATGGCCGGCATCACCAATGCCCCGTTCCGTACCCTCTGCCGGGAGTTCTCGGGCGGCAAGGGGCTGTTCGTGAGCGAGATGATCACGACCCGCGCCCTGGTCGAGCGCAACGAGAAGACCATGCAGCTGATCCACTTCGACGAGACCGAGAAGCCTCGCTCGATTCAGCTGTACGGGGTGGACCCGGCCACCGTCGGCAAGGCGGTCCGCATGATCGTCGAAGAGGACCGCGCCGACCACATCGACCTGAACTTCGGCTGCCCGGTCCCCAAGGTGACCCGCAAGGGCGGCGGCTCGGCCCTGCCGTACAAGCGCAACCTGCTGCGCGCCATCCTGCGCGAGGCCGTCGCCGGAGCCGGTGACCTGCCGGTCACCATGAAGATGCGCAAGGGCATCAACGACGACCACCTCACCTACCTCGACGCGGGCCGCATCGCCGTCGAGGAGGGCGTCACCGCCATAGCCCTGCACGGGCGCACCACCGCGCAGCACTACGGCGGCACCGCCGACTGGGACGCCATCGCGCGGCTCAAGGAGCACGTGCCGGAGATCCCCGTCCTCGGCAACGGCGACATCTGGTGCGCCGAGGACGCGCTGCGCATGGTCCGCGAGACCGGCTGCGACGGCGTGGTCGTGGGGCGCGGCTGCCTGGGGCGGCCGTGGCTGTTCAACGACCTGGTGGCGGCCTTCGAGGGGCGCCCCGAGGACTTCCACAAGCCCACCCTGCGCGAGGTGGCGACGACCATGCACCGCCACGCACAGCTGCTGGGGGAGTGGATCGGCGACGAGGCGCGCGGGGTGATCGACTTCCGTAAGCACGTGGCCTGGTACCTCAAGGGCTTCTCGGTGGGCTCCGGGATGCGCCAGAAGCTCGCGGTCACCTCGTCGCTGGCCGAGCTCAACGCTCATCTGAGCGAGCTCGATCTGGATCAAGCATGGCCCGAGAGTGCGGACGGGCCTCGCGGTCGGACGTCCGGAAACAACCGAGTTGTCCTGCCGGACGGCTGGCTGAAGGACCCGTACGACTGCGCCGGTGTGAGCGAGGACGCCGAACTGGACACCTCTGGAGGCTGA
- a CDS encoding VC0807 family protein, producing the protein MTIGLNVVAPIITYNMLSDHGWSEFSALLLSSAWPVLDSVVSLAWRRKLDEFAVVTLVFLVITAVVSLAGAHSARALLIKDSGVTGLFGLLCLATLLAPRPLMFYFGRKFATDGTPGSTAWWNGLWQFETFRTTMNRMTLVWGLAYITEALVRVFLAYTLETKTMVVVSPIMIYGVLAGLGVWTALYGKRSKAEGERLAAEREAREAREAAAS; encoded by the coding sequence GTGACCATCGGGCTCAACGTGGTCGCGCCGATCATCACGTACAACATGCTCAGCGACCACGGCTGGAGCGAGTTCTCCGCGCTGCTGCTCAGCAGCGCCTGGCCGGTGCTCGACAGCGTCGTCAGCCTGGCCTGGCGGCGCAAGCTCGACGAGTTCGCCGTCGTCACCCTGGTGTTCCTGGTGATCACGGCCGTCGTCTCGCTCGCCGGCGCGCACTCGGCCCGCGCCCTGCTCATCAAGGACTCGGGGGTCACCGGGCTGTTCGGGCTGCTCTGCCTGGCGACGCTGCTCGCACCGCGCCCGCTGATGTTCTACTTCGGCCGCAAGTTCGCCACCGACGGCACCCCGGGAAGCACCGCCTGGTGGAACGGCCTGTGGCAGTTCGAGACCTTCCGCACCACCATGAACCGGATGACCCTGGTGTGGGGTCTCGCCTACATCACCGAGGCCCTCGTCCGCGTCTTCCTCGCCTACACGCTGGAGACCAAGACCATGGTGGTGGTCAGCCCGATCATGATCTACGGGGTGCTGGCCGGACTCGGCGTATGGACCGCCCTGTACGGGAAGCGCTCCAAGGCCGAGGGAGAGCGCCTTGCGGCCGAGCGGGAGGCCCGGGAGGCGCGGGAGGCAGCGGCCTCCTGA
- a CDS encoding glycine--tRNA ligase, which translates to MAADKIETIVSLSKRRGFVFPCSEIYGGSKAAWDYGPLGVELKENIKRQWWKAMVTGREDIVGIDSSVILAPEVWVASGHVATFSDPLTECTSCHKRHRADHLEEAYEAKHGRVPANGLADINCPNCGVKGQFTEPKQFSGMLETHLGPTQDTGSKAYLRPETAQGIFTNFAQVQTTSRKKPPFGIAQMGKSFRNEITPGNFIFRTREFEQMEMEFFVKPGEDEQWQEYWMQERWNWYRDLGIREENIRWYDHPKEKLSHYSKRTADIEYRFNFGGNEFSELEGVANRTDFDLKAHSAASGQNLTYLDQESGERYTPYVIEPAAGVNRAMLAFMLDAYVEDEAPNAKGVMEKRTVMRFDPRLAPIKVAVLPLSRNPQLSPKAKGLAADLRKHWNIEFDDAGAIGRRYRRQDEIGTPFCVTVDFDTLDDNAVTVRERDTMKQERVSLDQIQAYLGSRLLGC; encoded by the coding sequence GTGGCCGCCGACAAGATCGAAACCATCGTCAGCCTGAGCAAGCGCCGTGGCTTCGTTTTCCCGTGCAGTGAGATCTACGGTGGCTCCAAGGCCGCCTGGGACTACGGCCCGCTCGGTGTCGAGCTCAAGGAGAACATCAAGCGCCAGTGGTGGAAGGCGATGGTCACCGGGCGTGAGGACATCGTCGGTATCGACTCCTCCGTGATCCTGGCCCCCGAGGTCTGGGTCGCCTCCGGCCACGTCGCCACCTTCTCGGACCCGCTGACCGAGTGCACCTCCTGCCACAAGCGCCACCGCGCGGACCACCTTGAAGAGGCGTACGAGGCCAAGCACGGCCGTGTGCCCGCCAATGGTCTTGCCGACATCAACTGTCCCAACTGTGGTGTGAAGGGCCAGTTCACCGAGCCCAAGCAGTTCTCCGGCATGCTGGAGACCCACCTCGGCCCGACCCAGGACACCGGCTCGAAGGCGTACCTGCGCCCCGAGACCGCCCAGGGCATCTTCACCAACTTCGCCCAGGTGCAGACCACTTCGCGCAAGAAGCCGCCCTTCGGCATCGCGCAGATGGGCAAGTCCTTCCGCAACGAGATCACGCCGGGCAACTTCATCTTCCGCACGCGCGAGTTCGAGCAGATGGAGATGGAGTTCTTCGTCAAGCCGGGCGAGGACGAGCAGTGGCAGGAGTACTGGATGCAGGAGCGGTGGAACTGGTACCGCGACCTGGGCATCCGCGAGGAGAACATCCGCTGGTACGACCACCCGAAGGAGAAGCTGTCCCACTACTCGAAGCGCACCGCCGACATCGAGTACCGCTTCAACTTCGGTGGCAACGAGTTCTCCGAGCTCGAAGGTGTCGCCAACCGCACCGACTTCGACCTCAAGGCCCACTCGGCCGCGTCCGGTCAGAACCTCACCTACCTCGACCAGGAGTCGGGTGAGCGCTACACCCCGTACGTCATCGAGCCGGCCGCCGGTGTCAACCGCGCCATGCTCGCCTTCATGCTCGACGCCTACGTCGAGGACGAGGCCCCGAACGCCAAGGGCGTCATGGAGAAGCGCACCGTGATGCGCTTCGACCCCCGCCTGGCCCCGATCAAGGTCGCCGTCCTGCCGCTGTCCCGCAACCCGCAGCTGTCGCCGAAGGCCAAGGGCCTCGCCGCCGACCTGCGCAAGCACTGGAACATCGAGTTCGACGACGCGGGCGCCATCGGCCGCCGCTACCGCCGCCAGGACGAGATCGGTACGCCGTTCTGCGTCACCGTCGACTTCGACACCCTGGACGACAACGCGGTGACCGTGCGCGAGCGCGACACGATGAAGCAGGAGCGCGTCTCCCTGGACCAGATCCAGGCCTACCTCGGCAGCCGTCTGCTCGGCTGCTAG
- the ppdK gene encoding pyruvate, phosphate dikinase encodes MSENKDQKFVYDFTEGNRDLKDLLGGKGANLAEMTNLGLPVPPGFTITTEACKVYLDSGSAPAALREEVSAHLAALEAKMGKKLGQSDDPLLVSVRSGAKFSMPGMMDTVLNIGLSDESVTGLASQAGNERFAWDSYRRLIQMFGKTVLDVDGELFEDALDEAKAAKKVTVDTDLDAADLKKLVTRFKKIVANQAGREFPQDAREQLDLAVEAVFNSWNTDRAKLYRRQERIPSDLGTAVNICSMVFGNLGPDSGTGVAFTRDPASGHAGVYGDYLQNAQGEDVVAGIRNTVPLADLETIDKASYDQLMTIMTTLETHYKDLCDIEFTIERGQLWMLQTRVGKRTAGAAFRIATQLVDQGLIDEAEALQRVSGHQLAQLMFPRFDEGAKTTLLGRGIAASPGAAVGKAVFDSYTAVKWSRSGEKVILIRRETNPDDLDGMIASEGILTSRGGKTSHAAVVARGMGKTCVCGAEELDVDTKRRRMTVGETVIEEGDVVSIDGSTGKVYLGEVPVVPSPVVEYFEGRMHAGADDADELVAAVHRIMAYADRVRRLRVRANADNAEDALRARRFGAQGIGLCRTEHMFLGERREMVERLILADTDGEREQALSALLPLQKKDFIELFEAMDGLPVTVRLLDPPLHEFLPDITELSVRVALAESRKDANENDLRLLQAVHKLHEQNPMLGLRGVRLGLVIPGLFAMQVRAIAEAAAERKNAKGDPRVEIMIPLVGTVQELEIVREEADQVIAEVEAATGTTLKLSIGTMIELPRAALTAAQIAEAAQFFSFGTNDLTQTVWGFSRDDVEASFFTAYLEKGIFGVSPFETIDKDGVGSLVRHAVEQGRATRPDLKLGVCGEHGGDPESVHFFHEVGLDYVSCSPFRIPVARLEAGRAAAEAKGSDSR; translated from the coding sequence GTGTCGGAAAACAAAGATCAGAAGTTCGTCTACGACTTCACCGAGGGCAACCGCGACCTCAAGGACCTTCTCGGCGGCAAGGGAGCCAACCTCGCCGAGATGACCAACCTGGGTCTGCCGGTCCCTCCCGGCTTCACCATCACCACCGAGGCCTGCAAGGTCTACCTCGACAGCGGCTCGGCCCCGGCGGCCCTGCGCGAAGAGGTCAGCGCCCACCTTGCCGCCCTCGAAGCCAAGATGGGCAAGAAGCTCGGTCAGTCGGACGACCCGCTGCTGGTCTCCGTGCGCTCCGGTGCGAAGTTCTCGATGCCCGGCATGATGGACACCGTCCTGAACATCGGCCTCTCCGACGAGTCCGTGACCGGCCTTGCCTCCCAGGCCGGTAACGAGCGCTTCGCGTGGGACTCGTACCGCCGCCTCATCCAGATGTTCGGCAAGACCGTGCTGGACGTCGACGGCGAGCTCTTCGAGGACGCCCTCGACGAGGCCAAGGCCGCCAAGAAGGTCACCGTCGACACCGACCTCGACGCCGCCGACCTGAAGAAGCTGGTCACCCGCTTCAAGAAGATCGTCGCCAACCAGGCCGGCCGCGAGTTCCCGCAGGACGCCCGCGAGCAGCTCGACCTCGCCGTCGAGGCCGTCTTCAACTCGTGGAACACCGACCGCGCCAAGCTCTACCGCCGCCAGGAGCGCATCCCGAGCGACCTGGGCACCGCGGTCAACATCTGCTCCATGGTGTTCGGCAACCTCGGCCCCGACTCCGGCACCGGCGTCGCCTTCACCCGCGACCCCGCCAGCGGCCACGCGGGCGTCTACGGCGACTACCTGCAGAACGCCCAGGGCGAGGACGTCGTCGCGGGTATCCGCAACACCGTGCCGCTCGCGGACCTGGAGACCATCGACAAGGCCTCCTACGACCAGCTCATGACGATCATGACGACGCTGGAGACCCACTACAAGGATCTCTGCGACATCGAGTTCACCATCGAGCGCGGCCAGCTGTGGATGCTCCAGACCCGCGTCGGCAAGCGCACCGCCGGCGCCGCCTTCCGCATCGCCACCCAGCTCGTGGACCAGGGCCTGATCGACGAGGCCGAGGCCCTCCAGCGGGTCAGCGGCCACCAGCTCGCGCAGCTGATGTTCCCGCGCTTCGACGAGGGCGCGAAGACCACCCTGCTCGGCCGCGGCATCGCCGCCTCCCCGGGCGCGGCGGTCGGCAAGGCCGTCTTCGACTCGTACACGGCCGTCAAGTGGTCCCGCTCCGGCGAGAAGGTCATCCTGATCCGCCGCGAGACCAACCCGGACGACCTGGACGGCATGATCGCCTCCGAGGGAATCCTGACCTCGCGCGGCGGCAAGACCTCGCACGCCGCCGTCGTCGCCCGCGGCATGGGCAAGACCTGTGTCTGCGGCGCCGAGGAGCTCGACGTCGACACCAAGCGCCGCCGCATGACGGTCGGCGAGACGGTCATCGAAGAGGGCGACGTCGTCTCCATCGACGGCTCCACCGGCAAGGTCTACCTCGGTGAGGTACCCGTCGTACCGTCCCCGGTCGTCGAGTACTTCGAGGGCCGCATGCACGCCGGCGCCGACGACGCCGACGAGCTCGTCGCCGCCGTGCACCGGATCATGGCCTACGCGGACCGCGTCCGCCGCCTGCGGGTGCGCGCCAACGCCGACAACGCCGAGGACGCGCTGCGTGCCCGCCGCTTCGGCGCCCAGGGCATCGGCCTGTGCCGCACCGAGCACATGTTCCTCGGTGAGCGCCGCGAGATGGTCGAGCGCCTGATCCTCGCCGACACCGACGGCGAGCGCGAGCAGGCACTCAGTGCCCTCCTGCCGCTGCAGAAGAAGGACTTCATCGAGCTGTTCGAGGCGATGGACGGCCTGCCCGTCACCGTCCGCCTGCTCGACCCGCCGCTGCACGAGTTCCTGCCCGACATCACCGAGCTGTCGGTCCGTGTCGCCCTCGCCGAGTCCCGCAAGGACGCCAACGAGAACGACCTGCGCCTGCTCCAGGCCGTCCACAAGCTGCACGAGCAGAACCCGATGCTGGGTCTGCGCGGTGTCCGCCTGGGCCTGGTCATCCCCGGCCTGTTCGCCATGCAGGTCCGGGCGATCGCCGAGGCCGCGGCCGAGCGCAAGAACGCCAAGGGCGACCCCCGCGTCGAGATCATGATCCCGCTCGTGGGCACCGTCCAGGAGCTGGAGATCGTCCGCGAGGAGGCCGACCAGGTCATCGCCGAGGTCGAGGCCGCCACCGGCACCACCCTCAAGCTCTCCATCGGCACCATGATCGAGCTGCCGCGCGCCGCCCTGACGGCCGCCCAGATCGCCGAGGCCGCGCAGTTCTTCTCCTTCGGCACGAACGACCTGACCCAGACGGTGTGGGGCTTCTCCCGCGACGACGTCGAGGCCAGCTTCTTCACCGCCTACCTGGAGAAGGGCATCTTCGGGGTCTCGCCCTTCGAGACCATCGACAAGGACGGCGTCGGCTCCCTCGTGCGCCACGCGGTCGAGCAGGGCCGGGCCACCCGCCCCGACCTCAAGCTCGGCGTCTGCGGCGAGCACGGCGGCGACCCCGAGTCGGTCCACTTCTTCCACGAGGTCGGCCTCGACTACGTCTCCTGCTCGCCCTTCCGGATTCCGGTGGCGCGTCTTGAGGCCGGCCGTGCGGCCGCCGAGGCGAAGGGCAGCGACAGCCGCTGA
- a CDS encoding aldo/keto reductase produces MTTNESTHPTAGRRTLGSTGPTVFPLGLGCMGMSALYGEADRAESIATIHAYLDAAPDGTHTLLDTGDFYGMGHNELLINEALRTAPAEARERALTSVKFGALRTVEGGFTGYDGRPEAVRNFLAYSLQRLGRDHIDIYRIARVDPDVPIEETVGAIAEAVEAGHVRHIGLSEVGADTLRRAAAVAPISDLQIEYSLISRGIEAEILPAARELGIGITAYGVLSRGLISGHFTRDRALAPGDFRGMSPRFQGDNLDRNLDLVEALRKVAEGKGVSVAQTAIAWVLAQGPRHGVDIVPLVGARRRDRLAEALGAMDVSLDAADLAAVEEAVPAGAAAGERYPAAQMAHLDSEH; encoded by the coding sequence ATGACGACGAACGAGAGCACCCACCCGACCGCCGGCCGCCGCACTCTCGGCAGCACCGGCCCCACCGTCTTCCCGCTGGGGCTGGGCTGCATGGGGATGTCCGCCCTCTACGGGGAGGCGGACCGCGCCGAGTCCATCGCGACCATTCACGCCTATCTGGACGCCGCCCCCGACGGCACGCACACGCTGTTGGACACCGGCGACTTCTACGGCATGGGGCACAACGAACTGCTGATCAACGAGGCCCTGCGCACGGCGCCCGCGGAAGCCCGCGAGCGGGCGCTGACCAGCGTCAAGTTCGGTGCGCTGCGCACGGTCGAGGGCGGCTTCACCGGTTACGACGGCCGGCCGGAGGCCGTCAGGAACTTCCTGGCCTACTCGCTCCAGCGGCTCGGCCGGGACCACATCGACATCTACCGGATCGCCCGCGTGGACCCGGACGTACCGATCGAGGAGACCGTCGGGGCCATCGCCGAGGCGGTCGAGGCCGGGCACGTGCGCCACATCGGCCTCTCGGAGGTCGGTGCGGACACCCTGCGCCGGGCCGCCGCCGTGGCCCCGATCTCCGACCTCCAGATCGAGTACTCGCTGATCTCCCGCGGCATCGAGGCCGAGATCCTGCCGGCCGCCCGCGAGCTCGGCATCGGGATCACGGCGTACGGGGTGCTGTCCCGCGGCCTGATCAGCGGCCACTTCACCCGCGACCGCGCGCTGGCCCCGGGCGACTTCCGCGGCATGAGCCCCCGCTTCCAGGGCGACAACCTCGACCGGAACCTCGACCTGGTGGAGGCGCTGCGCAAGGTGGCCGAGGGCAAGGGCGTGAGTGTCGCCCAGACCGCGATCGCCTGGGTGCTCGCGCAGGGGCCCCGGCACGGGGTCGACATCGTGCCGCTGGTGGGCGCCCGGCGCCGGGACCGGCTCGCCGAGGCACTGGGTGCCATGGACGTCTCCCTCGACGCCGCCGACCTGGCAGCCGTCGAGGAGGCCGTCCCGGCGGGCGCGGCGGCCGGGGAGAGGTACCCGGCGGCCCAGATGGCCCACCTCGACAGTGAGCACTGA
- a CDS encoding TetR family transcriptional regulator, giving the protein MPPAAAEPLTPERILATTEEVLRRFGPTKATVVDVARALGVSHGSVYRHFPSKAALREAVTDRWLARSVVMLEEIASAPTGSAPSKLEAWLEALFEAKRHKAGDDPELFATYTVLLAENSGVVDAHLSELIDQLGRIIAEGVAAGSLSAEDVPAAARAVFDATGRFHDPQYAADWLSPTIITEFEAVTALVIRGLRA; this is encoded by the coding sequence ATGCCTCCCGCTGCTGCCGAGCCCCTGACTCCCGAGCGCATCCTCGCGACCACCGAGGAGGTGCTGCGCCGCTTCGGTCCCACCAAGGCGACCGTGGTGGACGTGGCTCGCGCCCTGGGTGTCAGCCACGGCAGTGTCTACCGGCACTTCCCGTCGAAGGCGGCGCTGCGCGAGGCCGTCACGGACCGCTGGCTCGCCCGGAGCGTGGTCATGCTGGAGGAGATCGCCTCGGCTCCCACCGGGAGCGCCCCCTCCAAGCTGGAGGCGTGGCTGGAGGCCCTCTTCGAGGCCAAGCGCCACAAGGCGGGCGACGATCCGGAGCTGTTCGCCACCTACACCGTGCTGCTCGCCGAGAACAGCGGCGTGGTGGACGCGCACCTGAGTGAACTGATCGACCAGCTGGGCCGCATCATCGCCGAGGGTGTCGCGGCGGGCTCGCTCTCCGCCGAGGACGTGCCGGCGGCGGCTCGCGCGGTCTTCGACGCCACCGGCCGCTTCCACGACCCGCAGTACGCGGCGGACTGGCTCTCGCCGACGATCATCACCGAGTTCGAGGCGGTCACCGCTCTCGTGATCCGGGGCCTGCGCGCCTGA
- a CDS encoding MFS transporter, producing the protein MIESSPRQRMLVLAICCMSLLIVSLDNTVLNVALPSMRRDLDASVSGLQWSIDAYTLVLASLLMLAGSTADRIGRRKVFVAGLVAFTGGSLLCSLAPSLNWLIVFRMVQAVGGAMLNPVAMSIITNTFTDPAERARAIGVWGAVGGVSMAAGPLIGGVLVDSVGWRSIFLINLPIGVAAFALTLRHIQESRAARPRRPDPLGQVLVIALLGSLTYGIIEAPAAGWRSPLIMGCAVVAFAAFVGLLIHEPRCKEPLIDLRFFRSAPFSGSTVIAISAFAGLAGFLFLNTLYLQDVRGLSALHAGLYMLPMAGLTVLFAPLAGRLVGSRGPRICLLIAGVAMASSGLLFALFEAETSNPLLFTGYMLFGLGFGMVNAPITNTAVSGMPRSQAGVAAAIASTSRQTGGTLGVAVIGSVLAAGLANGSDFSGAAQPAWWIITICGLLVLVVGAATSGAWARGTAERTARTLEEAVGTASTTTGSPRG; encoded by the coding sequence ATGATCGAGTCGAGTCCCCGGCAGCGCATGCTCGTCCTCGCGATCTGCTGCATGAGCCTGCTGATCGTCAGCCTCGACAACACCGTGCTCAACGTCGCGCTGCCCTCGATGCGCCGGGACCTGGACGCCTCGGTCTCGGGGCTGCAGTGGAGCATCGACGCCTACACCCTCGTGCTGGCCTCGCTGCTGATGCTCGCGGGCTCCACGGCCGACCGGATCGGGCGCCGGAAGGTGTTCGTGGCCGGTCTGGTGGCATTCACGGGCGGCTCCCTGCTCTGCTCGCTCGCCCCCAGCCTCAACTGGCTCATCGTCTTCCGGATGGTCCAGGCGGTCGGCGGCGCGATGCTCAACCCGGTGGCGATGTCGATCATCACCAACACCTTCACCGATCCCGCGGAGCGGGCCCGGGCCATCGGTGTGTGGGGAGCGGTCGGGGGCGTCTCCATGGCGGCGGGCCCCCTGATCGGCGGGGTGCTGGTGGACTCCGTGGGCTGGCGCTCGATCTTCCTGATCAATCTGCCGATCGGTGTGGCGGCGTTCGCGCTGACCCTGCGGCACATCCAGGAGTCCCGGGCGGCCCGGCCGCGCCGCCCGGACCCGCTGGGGCAGGTGCTGGTCATCGCCCTGCTGGGGAGCCTGACGTACGGGATCATCGAGGCGCCGGCCGCAGGGTGGCGTTCGCCGCTGATCATGGGGTGCGCGGTGGTGGCCTTCGCCGCGTTCGTGGGGCTGCTGATCCACGAGCCCCGGTGCAAGGAGCCGCTGATCGACCTCCGGTTCTTCCGGAGCGCGCCCTTCAGCGGATCGACGGTGATCGCGATCAGCGCCTTCGCCGGGCTGGCCGGGTTCCTCTTCCTGAACACGCTGTACCTCCAGGACGTACGGGGGCTCAGCGCCCTGCACGCCGGGCTCTACATGCTGCCGATGGCCGGCCTGACCGTCCTGTTCGCGCCGCTGGCCGGGCGGCTGGTGGGCAGCCGGGGGCCGCGGATCTGCCTGCTGATCGCGGGTGTGGCGATGGCGTCGAGCGGGTTGCTGTTCGCCCTGTTCGAGGCCGAGACGTCCAATCCGCTCCTGTTCACCGGGTACATGCTGTTCGGGCTGGGCTTCGGCATGGTGAACGCGCCGATCACCAATACGGCGGTGTCCGGGATGCCGCGCTCCCAGGCCGGGGTCGCGGCCGCCATCGCCTCCACCAGCCGGCAGACCGGCGGCACCCTGGGCGTCGCGGTGATCGGCTCGGTGCTGGCGGCCGGGCTGGCGAACGGCTCGGACTTCTCCGGGGCGGCCCAGCCGGCCTGGTGGATCATCACGATCTGCGGGCTGCTCGTCCTGGTCGTGGGCGCGGCGACGAGCGGTGCGTGGGCTCGCGGGACGGCGGAGCGGACCGCCCGCACGCTGGAGGAGGCAGTCGGCACGGCGTCGACGACGACGGGGTCGCCGCGCGGGTAG
- a CDS encoding MarR family winged helix-turn-helix transcriptional regulator — MTADQDGPHPPQRLGLLLAWHGSVTQTRMKRALGTAGLTPRHAMALMHLEGGPISQRALAERLEVDPSVLVGILNDLEGEGLAERRRDPADRRRHNVAITDAGDAALHKTNTALDEVESGIFAGLSAAERELLRGLLDRVNTSAEDFACGE, encoded by the coding sequence ATGACGGCAGACCAGGACGGACCGCACCCTCCGCAGCGGCTGGGCCTGCTGCTGGCCTGGCACGGATCGGTCACCCAGACGCGGATGAAACGGGCACTCGGCACGGCCGGGCTCACCCCGCGGCACGCGATGGCACTGATGCACCTGGAGGGCGGACCCATCAGCCAGCGGGCGCTCGCCGAGCGGCTGGAGGTGGACCCGAGCGTGCTCGTCGGGATCCTGAACGACCTGGAGGGCGAGGGCCTGGCCGAACGCCGCCGGGACCCGGCCGACCGCCGCCGCCACAACGTGGCCATCACCGACGCCGGTGACGCGGCCCTCCACAAGACGAACACCGCCCTCGACGAGGTCGAGAGCGGCATCTTCGCGGGCCTGTCGGCCGCCGAGCGCGAGCTCCTGCGCGGCCTCCTCGACCGGGTCAACACCTCGGCCGAGGACTTCGCCTGCGGCGAGTAG
- a CDS encoding DoxX family protein, with translation MFLAYAVVGGLLALVLAASATFTLQRNEQVVAGIRKVQVPDSWLPGLAALKAAGALGLVAGLWVTPLGVAAAVGVTLYFVGAVISHLRVKDYELAPAAVLALVAAAALALRILA, from the coding sequence ATGTTCCTTGCCTACGCCGTCGTCGGAGGCCTGCTCGCCCTCGTCCTCGCCGCCTCCGCCACCTTCACCCTCCAGCGCAACGAGCAGGTCGTCGCCGGCATCCGGAAGGTCCAGGTGCCGGACTCGTGGCTGCCGGGGCTCGCCGCACTGAAGGCCGCGGGCGCGCTCGGCCTGGTCGCCGGCCTGTGGGTCACTCCGCTCGGCGTGGCCGCGGCAGTCGGCGTGACCCTCTACTTCGTCGGCGCTGTCATCAGCCACCTCCGGGTCAAGGACTACGAGCTGGCACCGGCGGCCGTCCTCGCCCTGGTCGCGGCGGCCGCCCTGGCGCTGCGGATCCTCGCCTGA